aaaatctatattttctgacgtcaagactaggaaaatcttgaattttataacaagacaggagGCTCGTATTATGCATGTTCAAAGCTATGTagtcataatataacatacatcagaagttattacaatattatttttgaaaCATGTTGGCTAGGtctaaaataaaactgtttaaataTAGATTCTGAAGACCAATCTGCCGTTTTTAATAGATCTGATAAAGAGCCTCCTGCTTCAAACACTTTAGTAGTCATAGCTCCTCCTGATGAGTGAGCTCCaaacattgaaatattaatacCTGCCATAGACATAGTTTGTTGTACCCATCTAGCTAAGATGTAGAGGAGACAGGCAGAAAAGGTTTACGAAAGGAGATTAGTAATTGTGAGAAATTAGAATTTCGAATCAAAGAGGTTTTAAACTCATatgtttgaagacaactaacaacaCATAGAAGAGGATGGTCAGAAAATGAAGGATAGAATACAGTACGGAGATTAGTTTTGGTACGTCTAACAATAAAAAATTTAACACCATCAGGAGTATATTGTCTATTATTTAAGTCTAAAGCCTTAACGTCAGAAACTCTTTTGAAAGAGATGAGACATAGTAAagtggtaagtttaaccccttaaggacacatgacatgtgtgacatgtcatgattcccttttattccagaagtaaaAGCAATTTTAAGGATAATTAATCATTGCCCCCCCATGACTCTATCAACTGGAGTACCAAAGTAACATCCCAGGTGGAATTATATTTAGGGCATGGAGGACGTTTAAATCTTATACCCTTCATAAGTCTGCAGACTAGAGGATGTTTACCCACAGGGAAAAATTCAATAGGGTCGTGATTCGCTGAGATAGcggatctatagacattaatggTGCGATAAGCTTTACCTGAGTCAAAAGAGGCTGACAAAAAATTTAGAATGTTTGCTAAATCTGAATGTATgagatccactgcccgttccatgcaccaattaagCCAAATTTTCCAGGCTGATCTGTAATTTGCACAGGTTCCCGGTGCCCATGCTTCTGAGAGAATGTTTCTAGTAGTGTTTGAAAATTCACTATGAGATTCGAATGACCCGAAATGAGGGATGCAATCAAGGGTAGTTGGCACCAGGAAAGTTCTTTTCTTGTCTCTGAAGTTAGAGAAATCTCGTCTGAATAAAGGAGACCATTGTTTAGATGTTCTCTTTTCAATCTTTGAAGAGCCCGATAGTGAAGGGGGGCTGGAAAGATAGCCTGGATCGAGGCTGATAAAAGTCCTACAATGCTTGCTAACGACCTGATGGAAATTAATTCCTTCTTTAGAACTGAACTGATCTCTTTTCGAATTGTTTTCAACTTTCATGATGGAAGGCTGAGAGTGGCTAAATTGGAGTTTACTAGAAATCCTAAAATTATATCTCCTGAGAGGGAGTTAAAATCGATTTTCCGTAATTGAAAGGGAtttgggggataaattgaaagggagggggggggggatgaaattaaaagggggggggggaattgacagggaggggaattgatgggGGAGGAAGGCAGAATAAGAGtggagaggggagaagagagtgacaacagggggagaagagagtgacaagggagggggagaagagagtgacaagggaggggggagaagagagggacaagggaggggggagaatagagtgacaaaggagggggggagaagagagtgacaagggagggagagggggagaagagagtgacaagggaggggggagagattgacacccatcacacacacacacaatgcaccccttacacacagaaaaatacacaatgcattacacacacagacacacacacacacaagcaatgcatcccttacacacacagaaacacacaatgcattccttacacacacactcaatgcaccccttacacagactcaatgcaccccttacagacgcacacactgcatcccgtacatacacagaaacacaccttgcagcccttacacatacaaacacagattcacacaatgcattccttacacatatcaggacatcccctacacactccaccccctgtgaacaaactcattggtggaacatgaaggtggaccctgagaCACAGACCTTGAgcggtgtaaagggcccccaaaaaatggagctgcttcccgttctcccagaacattgatttttgtgaccacagttacaaacagcctccagagagcctgttctacaccagaccagtggagccagactgcagccagagcccatcaccatcctcatctgattgtaagtatgcaatctagcatattattcgtggcacttatctctaatttacctcacattaaagaaacactatagtccccagaaccactgcagcttaatgtagtggttctggtgtctatagcctgtccctgcaggccttttaatgtaaacacggcggcactgcagcaccgGCGTTccttaacatggcagatcatatgggtggggtattgtgatgtcacatgggggcggGAGGGCGGCAAACGTTACtattgcctagggcggcaaaaatccttgcaccggccctgaatatGAATctggtttggattccaatatatatatatatatatatatatatacacacccatccacaaacagtatatatacataaataccatATTAATTATCTGGAAACTTCGTCCATCCATTTTCCCTCTTTAAATCAATTAGGAAATGTGTGATGTGTTTTTGACTGTCAGTGAACAACATGAGTATGTGCTGATTTGAAACAACTGGAGAgattttgtcttcagcaaaccTTCCAACATGTGAGTTAAGAAGTCAGACTTTAGTGATTAAAACTCTATGTTTTATCTCTACATCAAGAGGCCCCTGTACCTTTCCCAAatgcatagaataaaataaaaataaatcccttAACTCAAATTACTATCAGGTATTCCttactaaaggaacactatagcattaagaatacaaacatgtaagcTCCCCTCGGAATGGAGTTAAAAGGTATTTAattttaccttttctccattgcCTCTATAGTCTTAAACagctggccccgcctccatggctgggattattattattattatgatatttatagagcgccgtcaaatttcacagcgctttacaatgggtggacgaacagacatgtagttgtaaccagacaagttggacacacaggaacagaggggttgatggccctgctcaatgagcttacatgctacagggagtggggtaaaatgacacaaaaaggtaaggatagtattagactagtgacagttgcagaagaggaatcagttgggagctattaacagtttaattgatacgcttttatgaagaagtgggtttttaacgattttttgaaggagtggagactgggtgagcatctaatggaggagggaagcgagttccacaggaacggtgcagccctcgagaaatcttgaaggcgagcatcagaggtgagagtacagacagaagatagacgtaagtcttcagcagatcgtaagggcctagacgggacatacttgtgtataagggaggatagataggtggcagcagcattatgtagagatttgaaagcaagaaccagaattttaaattgagctctatattttataggaagccaatgtagggactgacagaagggtgaggcatgggaggtgtgggtggacaggaagatgagcctcgccgccgcattcattatggactgtaacggcgcaagttggaagcacgtaagaccactgagaagcggattacagtagtcaaggcgagaaaggacagtggaatggaccaacaccttagtcgcatctggtgttaactaggggcggatgcgcacaatgtttttgagatggaaatgacaggatttggcgatagattgaacatgaggcttgaaggagaggtcagagtcaaagagaacacctaggcagcgagccagcgtggtggagctgatggtagcaccattgacttggagggagacagacacaggagtaacaacacttgagggaggaaagaccagaatttcagttttgatcaagtttagtttaaggaagtgggcagccatccagttagaaacagcagagaggcagtcagagacactagtcaagagcgacgaggagagatcaggagaggacaggtagatttgcgtgtcatctgcatagaaatgatattggaagccaaaggagctaatgagtttaccaagggaggcagtatagatggagaacagtaggggaccaaggactgaaccttgggggacaccaacagagaggagttggggagaagaagcagagccagagaaagaaacactgaaagagcgctgggagaggtaagaggagcaccaggagagagcaatatccgatattgcggaggatgagaagaagctgttgatgatcaacagtgtcaaaagccgcaaacaggtcaaggagaattaggatagagtagtgaccacgagattttgcagcgagtagatcattggatactttggttacTTTGAGATCTCAACAAATCCAATAATTTccattaggaaagcattggggcgCTATTGCGTTTGTGTGGCTGAAATTGTCAATTTCTGTTTAGCTAAATCATAAGATAAGCAACCTTGTAAATTACAAGGACGTCATATACGGTGGTGTACAGACAATCCATGGGGacctggtgcgaaactgatcgGTGGGTCCCCCCCCTCCGATCCGTGGCTGCCACcccccaacacatacatacatacagacacacatacatacatacagacacacacacacacagacacacatacagagacacatacacacagacagacatacacatacatacatacagacacacacacacacccggcagacacatacacacatacagacagacaaacaggcacatacagacacacacacacacagacacatacacacatacagagacacatacacacagacagacacacacacacacacatacagacagacacacaaacacacacaatgtttaagtcaccctcctgtttcctacctttttggtgcaggagggtgactttccctggggtccagtgaccgGGGCCCCCCGGAAATCCAGTGACCGGGGCCCCCCCGGAAATCCATacccccctggagtgacgggtgcAGTCACAGCTGCGAtccttgcgaccgcggtatgaaCGCCAGTGGTCATATACGTAGTTTCTTCTTTGCACATAACCATCTTTTCTCCCCTTTATTCTAAGAAGACCCTATATCTACACTCTGCTATTCTAAGAAGTCCCTACATAGTAATGTCCCCTAGATATGTTGTGGATCAATGATTTTTTACATGCTTGCACCATGTTGCTTGCAGAAGCTGTCCATTATGTTAGTTAATTGTTGTCAATATTTGATTGGTAATTAATGATACTTCCCTAGAGTCCCCTTTATCCCatgttattataaaataaagagaGCGGACATTTTCTAAAACTGACTCCCTTGTATGTCTTCTAAAATGTCCAAGTGCTTGAAGGGCGTGGCTCGAGCTAGATAGAACTGTAAGACCATGGTAGGTTATTGTGACAGGACAATGTTCCAATAGTGTCAAAACGCTgtaccaatctgcatctcctcaaagagatgaattgaatcaatgcatctctatgagaagcattgagcACAACCATGCAGAGCGTAAAGATGCTGTACaaaggtcctgcaaagattgcacaatctaacccaggaagtccctctagaggcTGTATACCAATTGAAAAAGCCTGCACGGCAAAATTGCTTTTACTTTGAGTTTTAGATTTTATGCTCTGTTTTAATCCCGTTTTTATTTGGAAATAAAATTCCTTTACAAGTCCCACTCTACATCTTTATTTCATCAGTTCCTACAGGGAAGTGTCACCATACAAattgacactacacacaaagttGGGAGCCAATTATATTAACAGGCTCCTAAAAAGGTGAGCACATTTACTGCCATATTTGATTATCTCTACCTACTGGGATCAAACTATCTGCACCTAGATTGCTGTATCTCTTCTATTTTTCATATATACCTGTGAAAGAAAATCGATATAGAAGAAGGTCTGGGAGCCACCTTAAAAGGCCCTAAAAGCTacagtgtttagagcctataccccccaaaaaggctctaaaaaatgtgagtgtgactATACATAGATTTATTCACTCTCACTGCATATTTATAAATCATATTGcacaattttgtatatttttctcttttattacaTGAAATTCTACCACATACAATTTGAAGGGGTAAGTAACAATTTGTACAGCGCTGCACTCGCACTTTTGTGTTTAGGTGGTGGGACATATCACCTAAACAACTAGGGTGTTTGTTTTAGAACTGTAAGACCATGGCAGATAATTCTGGTGACATGACAATGTTCAAACAGAGCCAAAATGCTgtaccaatctgcatctcctcaaagaaatgaattgaatcaatgcatctctatggggagcattcagcaccACCATGCAGAGCGTAAAGATGCTGAACaaaggtcctgcaaagattgcacaaTCTAACCCAAGAAGTCCCTCTATAGGCTGTCTAAATGACAATTGCTAGAGGTGTTAGAAGTGTAATAAGGCAGCAATGTAATGAGACACTTTAGTGTTAGTAAtacaccaaaaaaactttagtttaaagaagcagttttggtgtatacatcaaTCCCCTGCACTCTAACAGcctaattctctaccattttagaGTTGAAGAGACACTAAGggcaccaaaaaaactttagtttaatgaagcagttttggtgtataatccatgaccctgcagtcttactgctcaattctctgccatttaggaggtaaatcactttgtttatgcagccctagaacCACCTCATGTGACTCACTcagccttccaaaacacttcctgcaaCTCTAATGTTTAAACTATCTTTATTGCATGGTCTGATTACTTTAgcatttatctcctgctctgttaatagcctgctagaccctaCATAAACCTCCTGTGCGCTATTCAAGTTCAgtctacagagcaggagataagaacttctaatgGAAAATTAATATtgtgtgtggcaagggctgcatggacagaaagaaaaagggaaataactgtagactgagcagtgagacagcaggcaGAGCTAATCATAGGGCATGTGGACCACCCAGGTGCTCTGTAGATATGCAGGTTGTACAGCACTATGCTccgacacacagatagacatgctATCATTAGGCCCTACCCCCTCTGATACATGCACCGATCTGGGTGCAGAGCCTAACGAGAGGGGTGGAGTCTACCTATGGTGGCCGAGCCTAGCGCTGTACACCCTGCCTATCTACAGAGCTCATGGGCGGTCCGCACTCCACCAGGATTGACCCTGACTGCAggagcataatctatacacccaaactgcgtcattaaagggttactcgaaccaccatgatcacttctgctTTTTTAAGcaggtggtaggagtctggatgtgcggtatttcagcttgaaacactgcacatccaaagttatttggaattatgTGCCAGGGCTATTTACAGTAATTCTTTTTTGGTAGTAATTCTTTTTTGGTTGTTATATTTGACAGTACAATAAACTGCTTTATTATATACTTTGGTGTGATAACTTTTGTATTTACACCATTTTAAACTTAACTCATTGGTGATAACTAGGTAAATCTGTTTTTATGTGCTTGCTATGCCCCTCCCACTCAAAAAACTCCCACAAAATAGCCCCTCCCACCTAAACTATGCAGCACTGACATCACAATCAACCTCACAATTGAAAGTGCTGCTCCTGCTCCAGTAAGTCATTGTACTGCATAGCAGGATAAGCAGCAGGTGGCTAACACAGCAGCACTATATTTAATATATCAAATAATTTATAACTATAACCTAAACTTATACCAGCCAAACATAACATGGATATAGAGCAGACTAATAGTGAAGAGACACCTGAGTCCCAGGAGATTGAGGACCAGGAGAAACCTCCCTGCATCCTTTGGACTGGGAGTTTGAAGAAAACACCAATTGTAAGATTTAGAGCAGAAGCCTTAACTAATGATCCACATCTGCACAAGGTGGGGACTAAGTACAAAATGTGCTTTAAGATGGTTGATGCTGGATCTTCCCTTGTTCGCACCATCCTCTCTTCTCATGGATTTCAAGAGGTCCATCCCATCAGCAGAAACTTCAATGTGATGTGGACAGGTCCCCTCAGAAGCACATCTGTTTTGACTAATCTGACCAAGTTCCAGAGAATCAACCACTTTCCTAAATCCTCTGTACTAGGCCAGAAGGATCTCCTGTACAAGAATATTCAGAACCTGCAGCTCAAGCACAGGAACCACAGGTTTGACTTTATACCACCAAGCTTTGTTCTTCCTGATGAATACAATCAGTTTAGCAGAGTTATTTCCAAAGATCAAGGCCCTTGGATTGTAAAACCGGTGTCATCCTCTCAAGGTCATGGAATACAGCTGATTAATTCACTGTCTCAAATAACCAGAAAAGATAAGCTCCTGGTATCAAGGTACATCCAAAATCCTCTTCTAATTGATGGGTTAAAATTCGACATTCGCCTCTATGTGTTGGTAACTTCCTATGATCcattaactatttatttatttaaagaaggGATCACCAGGTTTGCCACAAGAAAATATAAATTGACAAAAGAGAACATGAACAACAGATTCGTTCACTTGACCAACTACAGTGTAAACAAGAAAAGTGCATCTTTTGTGAGCTGTCATAATCCACACGTGGAGGACTATGGCAGCAAATGGAGTATGAGTGCTTTGctgaattatttaaagaaaaatggaaaagaCACAGCAACACTCATGTCTAAGATTGAGGATGTTATCATCAAAACTATTATTTCAGCAGAAGGCACTATTGCCTTAGCAAGTAAATCAATGCTTGCGCACAGAAAAAATTGCTTCGAAATATATGGGTTTGACATCCTCATTGATGAGAACATGAAGCCTTGGATGCTGGAGGTTAATTTATCTCCATCCCTCACTTGTGATGCACCACTTGATTTGAAAATAAAGGCTAATGTGGTGGCAGACGCTCTCACTATAACTGGTGTGGAGTGTAAGGATCCCTGTGAGAGGCAGATCAAAGGAGGCTGCACAACATCTGAGTCCAGACCTTGCCAGACAAGAAACAGATCACTTGCAGAGAGATTGGAAATCTTTGAAGGGGTCAAGGATGAAGAAGAGAGGAGTGGGGGTTACATACGGATATTCCCCAGGGAAGACACCTGGAAGCGGTATGGTTCCCTCCTGACTAATACATCCTTGAATCAAGCCCTGGCTTCACATCTTTACCCAGAGAAGCCAGTGGTACGAGAAAGCAGCACTTATGAACCTCAGCAGCAAGTACCTGCATATGAGTGCCAGCTGCCTCCCTTGAAACAAACCGTACGTAAATACCAGGAGATGACACGCAAAGTGTCCAGAGTTGCCAGAGAGGTGCGCCAGAAAATTGAAAAACCTGTCCTGGTAGCAGGGAGCGGTAGACCTTCCAATACTACTGAAAAATGCCACCACAGAAGAAGAGAACCCAGCCAGGACTTAAACAAACAACCCGATGATCTGCGGCCTAGGGTGTTATGCTCACACCATGGCTCTGCTGGCAGTGTACAGGTGTCAGAGGATTTACTGAAAGCTAGGTTTGAATCCATGAAACAGCAGGAGGAGGCATTAATAAAAAGACGTTCCATTGAAGTTTCAAATATAGTTGCTGGCTTCTCCAGTATTTACAAACAGGCTTTCGGTGAAACAAAACTCTTATAGTGCAGGATGCAGGTAGCTCTCTATTAACTGAAAAACAGGATGCACACTATCCCAATGTTATGGCTGAGCAGTTTGTAAGACAAATTAATGGAAAACTTTAATTCAAGGTACGTACCCATCTCATGTAATTTTTTCAATGGGAAACCAGTAATAGGTTAAGAGTGTCAGATGAATCCGAGTGGATGGGCTCAGTCTGGATCACTTTGGAGTTTAACCGTTTGgccctataaccatttcatccgaTTTAATTAGTTATAGTGCTTCTAATTCCCTGGTACTCTCTCTTTAGTGACTAAAGAGTCAGTTGACTAGTAAGTGTCAACCCATTGTGACTAGTCAGTGTCAACCCATTTTTGAGTGCCCTGCCACCAACAGATTGCCCCCTATGGCATAGGCAGAGCTTACACACCATCAATACCAATTCATGCCAGCAATGGATTCTGTGATAGACTGAAAGCGGTAAGCTGGTACTGTCAGCCACTCACAGCCACACAGTGCTTCTCAAGctaactcttgtttagcattcaGAGGGTTATATGCTAAAATTTTAAATGTACCGTCAAAGCAATCGATCTGAAAGCATCGCTGACTTACAGAAATTTTCCACTTTGGCTATtttaccttacatttgaaatttactttgaatcctAATTTTAGGGAATAACCGTGTAAAACACGATACATGGTGTAATGCCAAATACAGAGATAGCCCAGGGTTCTCCAGACTCTATAACCACTCCAATGATATGAAGGAGTTGCAGTGCCTCTTTGTCCCAGTCACCCAATacttccaggcaccataacaactaaatttAGATACTTGACTGTCTTATATTTGGCAAGTATGCTAGTCTTCACAAGGTGTATTccctttatataatatataaaatcttGGACAGGGTTAATTTTAACTTAACTCCTTGACTGTAAGAAGTGAGAGAGGCTCAAAACCCTTACTTTTACCCTAAATGTCCCATTACTTTAGTGAAGGGCAGACTTGGTTCACAGGGTTATTATGCCTAGCATTGTGCCAGCTGTGGTTTAGTTGGCTGGATTTATCGTTACAGGTGCCAGCCCAAACAAGCATAAACACCAATATAATTTGGATCCCCCGATGCCACCCATTGCCTGTGCCGACTGCTGTCCCCTCCATTATGCTGAGCTAGCTCTACATGTTACAGTCTCTGTGCTCCCTCTTCCAATCACTTACTGGTGCAGGAAGTGACGTCATTTCCTGTCTGGCTTCACACCAGTGCAGTGGACCAGTCGCCTCCTGTATGTGGGAAGTACAATAAGTCATTAGATGGCACTATGTCCCTACATTGGGCTGCCAGGGACTTCCTGCTATTCCAGTAAAGCAGACAAGAGCAGGGAAGACAGAAAACTGACAATTAGATCACATtttctgtgtctatgtgtataagGCAAAAGGAGGGAGAAAACCATTAACAGGGATGACAATTTGGGACTTTGGAGGGATTTATTGCTAGGAATGTGAATGACTAAGATAGGGGTACATTCTAAGGAAATCAGAGGTTGTTTTAATTTGGGAGGGCTTAATTGCAGAGTTTGTGGGGATCTACATTGGGGAAAGATGGGGTTGATTGGCAGAAAAGTATATTGCTCTAGTTTGGGaagcaaggggttaattttcttGGGTCTTACATTGAGTAATAATCATTAATTAGCAATTAATATTGGATGGGAACATTTGGGAGAATAAATGATTAGCAGTGAGTGTCTTTATACTGTACACAGCAAATTGTAAACCTTATGGTTGCACTAATACTGATTCCTTCTATTAGCAATCTTCTCATCAAAGATTATGCCAAGCAgtgacacaaaaatatataatcaccTTAAGGTGTGTTATTATAGATGTTATTTGTAGATGTGTGTTGGAATATTCAAAGAAAAATGATTCATAATATCAGCCATTATGTGTTTTTTGAAATCCAAGTGGAATTTACAGAAAGGGTCTGTAGTGAACATGCTGAATATCCTGTTATTGTCCATAAATAAAAGTTCTAAAGTTATACCAGCCAAACATAAGTTCTTTATCtgtgtgaagtggtctgggtgcggtgcccctgtccttttaaccctgaaatgaacaacattgcactttttatttagaaactgcaatgtttacattgctggattAAATCCTAAAAGCCACTAGGCTCCCGCcgcactgactgagtaaaacggggaagcccatagaaaagcatttaatACTCTTCTATGGAGAAGCTTGTATACGTATACGTGCGGGACTATGGGTATTAGCCTAGGTCAGGcatgggcaaccttcggcactccagatgttttggactacacctcccattatgcattgccagcattatgggtgtaagagcattgtgggatatgtagtccataacatctggagtgccgaaggttgcctatccctggcctaggtGCTCTACGAGGAGCATTGCATTGGACCATTGTAAAGGGGGACATGTCTCTTGAAAACCATGACTGTAAGCAGTGAGGTGAGCAGAGCTGAGGGAGCTGTATAGAACAAGGGACACGGTGCTATAGCGCTATGAATACAGGCTTGTATCCCTAATGCTATAGAGTTCCTTAAAAACAACATGGAGCCCATATGATAGGTAGTTTGATAAATGTAAATGTAGTAATTATGCTGGGTGCTGTGTAGGTTTCCCTTGTATAATTGTAAAGACAAATCTAAATGTTCTCTAAAATGTTATTAAACTTTCTCTTTAGATTTCTGCTGATCACATTTTCCGGTCTCACAGTCCTCTATGGAGTTTCTCTCATTTGCGTGACATGTCCCTAGTCAGGGACTGGAGTAGGATAATGTAAAGGAGTGTCATTTAAGCTGggtgttcctttttaaaaaataggCCCATATGAAAGATATGTTGATAACGTTAAATGTAGTAATTATACTGGATGCTGTAGGTTTCTCATTCAAATCTATATATTCTCTAAAATGTTATTAAACTTTCTGTTTAGGTTTCCGATGATCATATTTTCCTATCTCACAGTCCTCGACGGAGTTTCTCTCATTTGCGTGACACGTAAGTGCTTATATCTGGTCAGGGACCCATGTAGGATATTGTAAAGGAGTGTCATTTATTTTAAGCCATAACTGGGTGatctattatatgtatatttcttataaAGCATTCCAGTTTATTCCATCTGGGGTTCAGAACTAGCAAAGCACTACATTAGAATTAGACGAGATTACCATCTATGTTATGGCCAGTTTACCAGAGAAAAAATTgtactaaatataaaatatagtactCATACTTGAAACCAGGGTTGGCCAAATAGCAGACACTCTTTTCTTGAAGAACTACAGTTCTTAAGATTCTTCAGTTTCTACCACAGGGCTACATCTGGTCTGGATTtcaaatctacacagaaaaaaaagggaattgggggcacacccggaacatgcatttcttagtAGACCTATATAGACCTAGGGAAACTGGTggtgtagcgttaggaatacaggtttgtatccctaacgctatagtattcctttaaaaataaataaatcatgaagCCAATACAATAGGTAGTTTTATCAATTTAAATGTAGTAATTATGCTGGGTGCTGTGTAGGTTTCCCTCGTATAATTATATAGACAAATTTATATATTCTCTAAAATGTTATTAAACTTTCTCTTTAGATTTCCGCTGAACACATTTTCCTGTCTCACAGTCTTCTACAAAGTTTCTCTAATTTGCATGGCAAGTAAGTGCTTATATCTGGTTAGGGACCGGTGTAGGATATTGTAAAGGAGTGTCATTTAAG
This Pelobates fuscus isolate aPelFus1 chromosome 3, aPelFus1.pri, whole genome shotgun sequence DNA region includes the following protein-coding sequences:
- the LOC134601690 gene encoding tubulin polyglutamylase TTLL5-like, with product MDIEQTNSEETPESQEIEDQEKPPCILWTGSLKKTPIVRFRAEALTNDPHLHKVGTKYKMCFKMVDAGSSLVRTILSSHGFQEVHPISRNFNVMWTGPLRSTSVLTNLTKFQRINHFPKSSVLGQKDLLYKNIQNLQLKHRNHRFDFIPPSFVLPDEYNQFSRVISKDQGPWIVKPVSSSQGHGIQLINSLSQITRKDKLLVSRYIQNPLLIDGLKFDIRLYVLVTSYDPLTIYLFKEGITRFATRKYKLTKENMNNRFVHLTNYSVNKKSASFVSCHNPHVEDYGSKWSMSALLNYLKKNGKDTATLMSKIEDVIIKTIISAEGTIALASKSMLAHRKNCFEIYGFDILIDENMKPWMLEVNLSPSLTCDAPLDLKIKANVVADALTITGVECKDPCERQIKGGCTTSESRPCQTRNRSLAERLEIFEGVKDEEERSGGYIRIFPREDTWKRYGSLLTNTSLNQALASHLYPEKPVVRESSTYEPQQQVPAYECQLPPLKQTVRKYQEMTRKVSRVAREVRQKIEKPVLVAGSGRPSNTTEKCHHRRREPSQDLNKQPDDLRPRVLCSHHGSAGSVQVSEDLLKARFESMKQQEEALIKRRSIEVSNIVAGFSSIYKQAFGETKLL